From the Prosthecodimorpha staleyi genome, one window contains:
- the purS gene encoding phosphoribosylformylglycinamidine synthase subunit PurS gives MKARITVMLKNGVLDPQGKAIQGALSSLGFSGVEDVRQGKVIEIELATADADAARRDLDAMCQKLIANTVIETYRIELA, from the coding sequence ATGAAAGCCCGCATCACCGTCATGCTCAAGAACGGCGTTCTCGATCCGCAGGGCAAGGCGATCCAGGGTGCGCTGTCGAGCCTGGGCTTTTCCGGGGTCGAGGATGTCCGCCAGGGCAAGGTGATCGAGATCGAACTCGCCACGGCCGATGCGGACGCCGCCCGCCGCGATCTCGATGCCATGTGCCAGAAGCTCATCGCCAATACGGTGATCGAGACCTATCGCATCGAACTCGCCTGA
- the purC gene encoding phosphoribosylaminoimidazolesuccinocarboxamide synthase, translated as MDFLERPRYVPMSRRRRIYEGKAKILYEGPEPGTLIQHFKDDATAFNNKKHAVIDGKGVLNNRISEFIFTQLNSLGVPTHFIKRLNMREQLIREVEIVPLEVVVRNVAAGSLSTRLGIPEGTALPRSIIEFYYKNDELGDPMVSEEHITAFGWASPQDIDDIMALAIRVNDFLSGLFLGVGIRLVDFKIEFGRLWEGDMMRIVLADEISPDSCRLWDQSSGEKLDKDRFRRDLGGMLEAYQEVARRLGILNDNERNQTAGPTLVQ; from the coding sequence ATGGATTTTCTCGAGAGACCACGGTACGTCCCCATGAGTCGTCGTCGTCGCATCTATGAAGGCAAGGCCAAGATCCTCTATGAAGGGCCCGAGCCGGGCACGCTCATCCAGCACTTCAAGGACGACGCGACCGCGTTCAACAACAAGAAGCACGCGGTCATCGACGGAAAGGGCGTCCTCAACAACCGGATTTCGGAGTTCATCTTCACGCAGCTGAACTCGCTGGGCGTTCCGACGCATTTCATCAAGCGTCTGAACATGCGCGAGCAGCTGATCCGCGAAGTCGAGATCGTGCCGCTCGAAGTGGTCGTGCGCAATGTCGCCGCCGGTTCGCTGTCGACCCGTCTCGGCATCCCGGAAGGGACCGCCCTGCCGCGCTCGATCATCGAGTTCTATTACAAGAACGACGAGCTCGGCGACCCGATGGTCTCCGAGGAACACATCACGGCGTTCGGCTGGGCGAGCCCGCAGGACATCGACGACATCATGGCGCTGGCGATTCGCGTCAACGACTTCCTGTCCGGCCTGTTCCTCGGCGTCGGCATCCGCCTCGTCGACTTCAAGATCGAGTTCGGCCGGCTCTGGGAAGGCGACATGATGCGCATCGTGCTCGCCGACGAGATCTCGCCGGATTCCTGCCGGCTCTGGGACCAGAGCTCCGGCGAAAAGCTCGACAAGGACCGCTTCCGCCGCGATTTGGGCGGCATGCTCGAAGCCTATCAGGAGGTCGCGCGCCGTCTCGGCATCCTGAACGACAACGAGCGCAACCAGACCGCGGGCCCGACCCTGGTCCAGTAG
- a CDS encoding Fur family transcriptional regulator — protein sequence MARPRSGTDEAVMTILRGSPTPLTAYQVLDALRPQGVQSPPVVYRALERLERDGRIHRLEQMNAYFACHGHHGAAPAIIAICRQCRKVEEWDSAATVEALGTRAAEAGFRTESRMVEVRGLCRACAAAEDGTDAPAASACGHDHHHG from the coding sequence ATGGCACGACCGCGATCCGGGACCGACGAGGCGGTGATGACGATCCTGCGCGGTTCGCCGACGCCGCTGACCGCCTATCAGGTGCTGGATGCGCTCCGGCCACAGGGCGTGCAGTCGCCGCCGGTCGTCTATCGCGCGCTGGAGCGGTTGGAGCGGGACGGGCGCATTCATCGGCTCGAACAGATGAATGCCTATTTCGCCTGCCACGGCCATCACGGTGCGGCTCCGGCCATCATCGCGATCTGCCGGCAATGCCGCAAGGTCGAGGAATGGGATAGTGCCGCCACCGTCGAGGCCCTCGGCACCCGGGCGGCGGAGGCCGGCTTCAGAACGGAATCGCGCATGGTCGAAGTCCGCGGTCTCTGCCGGGCCTGTGCCGCCGCCGAAGACGGCACGGACGCGCCGGCCGCATCCGCCTGCGGACACGACCATCACCACGGTTGA
- a CDS encoding BolA family protein yields the protein MAMDAREIETMIRAALPDATVTIRDLAGDGDHYAAEVVSASFAGKSRVQQHQMVYQALKGKMGGQLHALALQTSAPEA from the coding sequence ATGGCGATGGACGCCCGCGAGATCGAAACCATGATTCGTGCCGCGCTGCCGGACGCGACCGTGACGATCCGCGATCTCGCCGGCGACGGCGACCACTATGCCGCCGAGGTCGTCTCGGCGAGCTTCGCGGGCAAATCGCGGGTCCAGCAGCACCAGATGGTCTACCAGGCCCTCAAGGGCAAGATGGGCGGCCAGTTGCATGCCCTGGCGCTGCAGACCAGCGCCCCGGAAGCCTGA
- a CDS encoding HpcH/HpaI aldolase family protein has protein sequence MASKSLIETVRAGETVYLGWVGNPDPLVAETIARGGFGAVNLDMQHGLHDPVSVMRAIGSVSAAGVPVIVRVPVGDFAMASRALDMGAQAVIAPMVNTVADARAFADAMKYPPIGKRSWGPTRAMMLTGDASAAAYLQRANGETLSLAMIETREALDNLEAILDVDGIDGIFVGPSDLSLTLSNGQVVDGDAAFLDEPIRHILKVTQAKGKVPAIFTVSGVRARAMADLGYRIIAVGLDALYLREGVRRMLEPTLDR, from the coding sequence ATGGCGTCGAAGTCCCTCATCGAAACCGTCCGCGCGGGCGAAACCGTCTATCTCGGCTGGGTCGGCAATCCGGACCCGCTGGTCGCCGAGACGATCGCCCGGGGCGGATTCGGCGCCGTCAATCTGGACATGCAGCATGGGCTGCACGATCCGGTCTCGGTGATGCGCGCGATCGGCTCGGTCTCGGCCGCCGGCGTGCCGGTCATCGTGCGCGTGCCGGTCGGCGATTTCGCCATGGCCAGCCGGGCGCTCGACATGGGCGCGCAGGCGGTGATCGCCCCGATGGTCAATACGGTCGCGGATGCCCGCGCCTTCGCGGACGCCATGAAATATCCCCCCATCGGCAAGCGCAGCTGGGGGCCGACCCGGGCCATGATGCTGACCGGGGACGCCAGCGCGGCGGCCTATCTGCAGCGCGCCAACGGCGAGACCCTGTCGCTCGCCATGATCGAGACGCGCGAGGCGCTCGACAATCTGGAGGCGATTCTCGATGTCGACGGCATCGACGGCATCTTCGTCGGCCCGTCCGACCTGTCGCTGACCCTCTCCAACGGCCAGGTGGTCGACGGCGATGCCGCCTTCCTGGACGAGCCGATCCGCCACATCCTCAAGGTGACCCAGGCCAAGGGCAAGGTGCCGGCGATCTTCACGGTCTCCGGCGTGCGCGCCCGCGCGATGGCGGATCTCGGCTACCGGATCATCGCGGTCGGTCTCGATGCGCTCTACCTGCGCGAGGGCGTCCGCCGCATGCTCGAACCGACGCTGGACCGCTGA
- a CDS encoding DUF1476 domain-containing protein translates to MTTFDRREEGFEKKFAHDEELRFKATARRNKLIGLWAAGHLGLSGEKAEEYAREVVRADFDEPGEEDVFRKIRADLDAAKIEQSDHQIRRQMDELMAVAVEQIRAG, encoded by the coding sequence ATGACGACCTTTGACCGCCGTGAAGAGGGCTTCGAGAAGAAGTTCGCGCACGACGAGGAACTTCGGTTCAAGGCCACTGCCCGCCGCAACAAGCTTATCGGACTGTGGGCCGCCGGACATCTTGGCCTCTCCGGTGAGAAGGCCGAGGAATATGCCCGCGAGGTGGTTCGCGCCGATTTCGACGAACCCGGCGAGGAGGACGTGTTCCGCAAGATCCGCGCCGATCTCGACGCCGCCAAGATCGAACAGTCCGATCACCAGATCCGGCGCCAGATGGACGAACTGATGGCCGTCGCCGTCGAGCAGATCCGGGCCGGCTGA
- the purL gene encoding phosphoribosylformylglycinamidine synthase subunit PurL, with amino-acid sequence MIPNDIKITPELVRDHGLKPDEYQRILDLIGREPTLTELGIFSAMWNEHCSYKSSKKWLKTLPTTGPRVLVGPGENAGVVDIGDGDVVVFKMESHNHPSYIEPYQGAATGVGGILRDVFTMGARPIAAMNALRFGAPDHPRTRHIVNGVVAGVGGYGNSFGVPTVGGEVNFHPRYNGNCLVNAFAAGLAKADGIFLSKAEGIGMPVVYLGSKTGRDGIHGASMASAEFDDNSEEKRPTVQVGDPFSEKLLLEACLELMQTGAVIAIQDMGAAGLTCSAVEMGAKGDLGLELDLDKVPCREPGMTAYEMMLSESQERMLMVLHPEKEAEASAVFRKWGLDFAVVGHTTDTLRFVVRHQGEVMADLPIKDLGDQAPEYDRPWIAPAKPAAIAASETEAPADWNEALLSLIGSPDLSSRRWVVEQYDHFIQGNTIQHPGGDAGVVRVEGSGKGLAFTCDVTPRYVEADPFEGSKQAIAEAWRNLTAVGATPLAVTDNLNFGNPEKPEIMGQFVGAIQGLGEACRALDFPIVSGNVSLYNETNGQAILPTPAIGGVGLLADVSRSVGIGFRQDGDTVILVGDTAGWLGQSIYLRELFGREDGAPPPVDLAVEKRNGDFVRRLIVDGRVGAVHDLSDGGLAVGLAEMAMASGRGCRIAAPERSAVPLHAFLFGEDQARYLLTASAGEAAHILVQAAMGGVPATMIGTVGGNELTIADRIAISVDMLVKRHEDWFPRFMAAA; translated from the coding sequence ATGATTCCGAACGACATCAAGATCACCCCCGAACTGGTGCGCGATCACGGGCTGAAGCCGGACGAGTATCAGCGCATCCTGGATCTGATCGGACGCGAGCCGACGCTGACCGAGCTCGGCATCTTCTCGGCCATGTGGAACGAGCACTGCTCGTACAAGTCCTCCAAGAAATGGCTGAAGACCCTGCCGACGACCGGGCCGCGCGTGCTGGTCGGCCCGGGCGAGAATGCCGGCGTGGTCGATATCGGCGACGGCGACGTGGTGGTCTTCAAGATGGAGAGCCACAACCACCCGTCCTATATCGAACCCTACCAGGGCGCGGCGACCGGCGTCGGCGGCATCCTGCGCGACGTGTTCACCATGGGCGCACGTCCGATCGCCGCCATGAACGCGCTGCGCTTCGGCGCGCCGGACCATCCGCGCACCCGCCATATCGTCAACGGCGTGGTCGCCGGCGTCGGCGGCTACGGCAATTCCTTCGGCGTGCCGACCGTCGGCGGCGAGGTCAATTTCCATCCCCGCTACAACGGCAACTGCCTCGTCAACGCCTTTGCGGCCGGGCTCGCCAAGGCCGACGGCATCTTCCTGTCCAAGGCCGAGGGCATCGGCATGCCGGTCGTCTATCTCGGCTCCAAGACCGGCCGCGACGGCATCCACGGTGCCTCGATGGCCTCGGCCGAGTTCGACGACAATTCCGAGGAGAAGCGCCCGACCGTGCAGGTCGGCGACCCCTTCTCCGAGAAGCTGCTGCTCGAAGCCTGCCTGGAACTGATGCAGACCGGCGCGGTCATCGCCATCCAGGACATGGGAGCGGCCGGCCTGACCTGCTCGGCCGTGGAAATGGGCGCCAAGGGCGATCTCGGGCTGGAGCTCGACCTCGACAAGGTGCCCTGCCGCGAGCCGGGCATGACCGCCTACGAGATGATGCTCTCCGAGAGCCAGGAGCGCATGCTCATGGTGCTGCATCCGGAGAAGGAGGCCGAGGCCTCGGCGGTGTTCCGCAAGTGGGGCCTCGACTTCGCGGTCGTCGGCCACACCACCGACACGCTGCGCTTCGTCGTCAGGCACCAGGGCGAGGTGATGGCCGATCTGCCGATCAAGGACCTCGGCGATCAGGCTCCCGAATATGACCGCCCCTGGATCGCACCGGCCAAGCCCGCCGCGATCGCGGCTTCGGAGACCGAGGCACCGGCCGACTGGAACGAGGCGCTGCTGAGCCTGATCGGCTCGCCGGACCTCTCGTCGCGGCGCTGGGTGGTCGAGCAGTACGACCATTTCATCCAGGGCAACACGATCCAGCATCCGGGCGGCGATGCCGGCGTGGTGCGAGTCGAAGGATCCGGCAAGGGGCTCGCCTTCACCTGCGACGTGACCCCGCGCTATGTCGAGGCCGATCCCTTCGAGGGCAGCAAGCAGGCGATCGCGGAGGCCTGGCGCAACCTGACGGCCGTCGGCGCGACCCCGCTCGCCGTCACCGACAACCTAAATTTCGGCAATCCCGAAAAGCCGGAGATCATGGGCCAGTTCGTCGGCGCCATCCAGGGTCTCGGCGAGGCTTGCCGGGCGCTCGATTTCCCGATCGTGTCGGGCAATGTCAGCCTCTACAACGAGACCAACGGCCAGGCCATCCTGCCGACCCCGGCGATCGGCGGCGTCGGCCTGCTGGCCGATGTCTCGCGCAGCGTCGGCATCGGCTTCCGCCAGGATGGCGACACCGTGATCCTGGTCGGCGACACAGCCGGTTGGCTCGGCCAGTCGATCTACCTGCGCGAACTCTTCGGCCGCGAGGACGGTGCGCCGCCGCCGGTCGATCTCGCGGTAGAGAAGCGCAACGGCGACTTCGTCCGCAGGCTGATCGTGGACGGTCGCGTCGGCGCCGTGCACGACCTGTCGGACGGCGGTCTGGCGGTCGGTCTGGCCGAGATGGCCATGGCCTCGGGCCGCGGCTGCCGCATTGCCGCGCCGGAGCGCAGCGCCGTGCCGCTGCACGCCTTCCTGTTCGGCGAGGACCAGGCCCGCTACCTCCTGACCGCGAGCGCCGGCGAGGCGGCCCATATCCTGGTCCAGGCCGCGATGGGCGGCGTTCCGGCGACCATGATCGGCACGGTCGGCGGCAATGAGTTGACGATTGCGGACCGGATTGCCATTTCCGTTGATATGCTCGTGAAACGGCACGAAGATTGGTTCCCGCGCTTCATGGCCGCGGCCTGA
- the purQ gene encoding phosphoribosylformylglycinamidine synthase subunit PurQ → MKSAVVVFPGINRERDMAKALELASGVKPHMIWHAETELPDVDVVAVPGGFSYGDYLRCGAIAARAPIMDAIQRHAARGGYVIGVCNGFQILTEAGLLPGALLRNASLKFACKVVRLRVDNAETAFSNAYAAGAVIRNPIAHGEGNYFADAEAVARLEGEGRVVFRYCDAAGETTMAADPNGSLNHIAGILNERGNVLGMMPHPEDFVEPLHGCTEGRGIFDSLVRAVAA, encoded by the coding sequence ATGAAGTCCGCCGTCGTCGTCTTCCCCGGCATCAATCGCGAACGCGACATGGCCAAGGCCCTGGAACTCGCCTCCGGGGTCAAGCCGCACATGATCTGGCACGCCGAAACCGAACTGCCGGATGTCGATGTCGTCGCCGTGCCGGGCGGCTTCTCCTATGGCGACTATCTGCGCTGCGGAGCCATCGCGGCGCGCGCGCCGATCATGGACGCGATCCAGCGCCATGCCGCGCGCGGCGGCTATGTCATCGGCGTCTGCAACGGCTTCCAGATCCTGACCGAGGCGGGCCTGCTGCCGGGCGCGCTCCTGCGCAACGCCTCGCTCAAATTCGCCTGCAAGGTGGTGCGCCTGCGCGTCGACAATGCCGAAACCGCCTTCTCCAACGCCTATGCGGCCGGCGCGGTGATCCGCAACCCGATCGCCCATGGCGAGGGCAACTATTTCGCCGATGCCGAGGCGGTCGCCCGCCTCGAAGGCGAAGGCCGGGTCGTGTTCCGCTATTGCGACGCGGCCGGCGAGACCACCATGGCGGCCGATCCGAACGGCTCGCTCAACCACATCGCCGGCATCCTCAACGAGCGCGGCAACGTCCTCGGCATGATGCCGCATCCGGAGGATTTCGTGGAGCCGCTGCACGGCTGCACCGAGGGCCGCGGCATTTTCGACAGCCTGGTCCGCGCCGTCGCCGCCTGA
- the grxD gene encoding Grx4 family monothiol glutaredoxin → MTDTHAMIDTEVQSNDVVLFMKGTPQMPMCGFSGQVVQILDYLGVPYKGINVLASNELRQGIKDYSNWPTIPQLYVKGEFIGGADIVREMFQAGELQSHLKSRGLQVRETA, encoded by the coding sequence ATGACCGATACCCATGCGATGATCGACACCGAGGTTCAGTCCAACGACGTGGTGCTCTTCATGAAGGGCACGCCGCAGATGCCGATGTGCGGCTTCTCGGGCCAGGTCGTGCAGATCCTCGACTATCTCGGCGTGCCCTACAAGGGCATCAACGTGCTCGCCTCCAACGAGCTGCGCCAGGGCATCAAGGACTATTCCAACTGGCCGACCATCCCGCAGCTCTACGTCAAGGGCGAGTTCATCGGCGGCGCCGATATCGTCCGCGAGATGTTCCAGGCCGGCGAACTCCAGTCCCACCTGAAGAGCCGCGGCCTGCAGGTGCGCGAGACCGCCTGA
- a CDS encoding Uma2 family endonuclease: MDTPQRRRRPDRWSLHEFQEMELNAPPNEKWELIDGIIHKMMTGGSLAHNEIVVNLAVVLRSELQARSSTCRVYTTNVPVVSEAIDMSVCPDIAVRCGPRVLDQKEMTDPVLLVEVLSRSTGEKDRYDKAEAYFRVPTVQHYLLVAQDRMDLTVLTRGEADWMRTRFHAPEDVAEIATLGVSLTLAEIYENVKEIVGPY, encoded by the coding sequence ATGGACACGCCGCAACGCCGACGTCGCCCGGATCGGTGGTCGCTCCACGAGTTCCAGGAAATGGAGCTCAACGCGCCGCCCAACGAAAAGTGGGAGCTGATCGACGGGATCATCCACAAGATGATGACCGGCGGCTCGCTGGCGCATAACGAGATCGTGGTCAATCTTGCCGTCGTGCTGCGGTCCGAACTCCAGGCCAGGAGTTCGACATGCCGCGTCTACACCACGAATGTGCCCGTCGTGTCCGAAGCGATCGACATGTCGGTCTGTCCGGACATCGCGGTGCGCTGCGGGCCGCGCGTTCTCGACCAGAAGGAGATGACCGATCCGGTCCTCCTGGTCGAGGTCCTGTCGCGCAGCACCGGCGAAAAGGATCGCTACGACAAGGCGGAAGCCTATTTCCGCGTTCCGACCGTGCAGCATTACCTGCTCGTCGCGCAGGATCGGATGGACTTGACGGTGCTGACGCGTGGCGAGGCCGATTGGATGCGGACACGCTTCCACGCGCCCGAGGACGTGGCCGAGATCGCCACGCTCGGCGTCTCGCTGACGCTCGCCGAAATCTACGAGAATGTGAAAGAAATCGTCGGGCCCTACTGA